A single region of the Vicia villosa cultivar HV-30 ecotype Madison, WI linkage group LG4, Vvil1.0, whole genome shotgun sequence genome encodes:
- the LOC131596977 gene encoding uncharacterized protein LOC131596977, with amino-acid sequence MVSDLIDSDLRCWKRDLISNCFGPVTCSQICSIPLSWSSLDDTIIWHAEKDGTYSVKSAYHILRAKRDARDPGPSSRSQSRIWKQIWNAPIHTRVRNFLWRLVKDILPIRVNLVKKGVKTALDCPLCQENEETVDHLFFHCQLSRMVWFLSPLGLRIDANASTDSWLEKVLCDGDVLGSQIFCVTLWKIWHHRNMVIFNNGRFDPQLVAEEAKDWVLDFNKSNPVQKPSRSQQDLVKEDDIGNDLVRISVDAEAYAIRWALSIARSLSIHKIIILSDALLVVDSINQVSTVAVLEPYVVDCQVLLSSFSESTVIFVRRDGNHDAHQLVGLGHNLGARSWLGFPSSSEKIGDEAVQDEGFETNLIRYEDMELNISLVSELIESGKTTFKDLRNEFEEKLIM; translated from the exons ATGGTTAGTGATCTTATTGACAGTGATTTACGGTGCTGGAAACGGGATCTTATCTCCAATTGCTTTGGGCCTGTGACTTGCTCGCAAATATGTAGTATACCTCTCTCGTGGAGCAGCTTGGACGACACCATCATTTGGCATGCTGAAAAGGATGGCACTTATTCGGTGAAATCCGCGTATCACATCTTGCGCGCTAAACGTGATGCCAGAGATCCAGGACCGTCCAGCCGTTCCCAAAGCAGAATTTGGAAACAAATCTGGAATGCGCCTATTCATACCAGAGTCCGGAACTTTCTGTGGAGGCTAGTCAAAGATATTCTCCCTATTCGTGTAAACCTCGTTAAGAAAGGTGTTAAAACAGCCCTGGATTGTCCCCTCTGTCAAGAAAACGAAGAGACTGTGGACCACTTATTCTTTCACTGTCAGCTTAGTAGAATGGTTTGGTTTCTGTCCCCCTTGGGATTAAGGATTGATGCTAATGCTAGTACTGATTCCTGGCTGGAGAAGGTTTTGTGTGATGGGGATGTTCTTGGCTCCCAAATTTTCTGTGTCACCTTATGGAAAATCTGGCACCATAGAAACATGGTTATTTTTAACAACGGCAGGTTCGATCCACAATTGGTGGCTGAAGAGGCGAAGGATTGGGTCCTAGATTTTAATAAATCTAATCCGGTACAAAAGCCAAGCAGATCACAACAGGATTTGGTTAAGGAGGACGACATTGGCAATGACTTGGTGCGAATCTCGGTGGATGCTGAAGCTTATGCTATTAGATGGGCACTTAGCATTGCAAGAAGTCTAAGCATCCACAAGATTATTATTCTTTCTGATGCACTCTTGGTTGTTGATAGTATTAATCAAGTTTCTACTGTTGCTGTTTTAGAACCTTATGTTGTTGACTGTCAGGTTTTATTAAGTTCATTTAGTGAAAGCACGGTTATTTTTGTTAGAAGGGATGGCAATCATGATGCCCACCAGCTTGTTGGTTTGGGTCATAACTTAGGTGCTAGATCATGGCTTGGTTTCCCTTCCTCTTCT GAAAAGATTGGAGATGAAGCAGTACAGGATGAAGGATTTGAGACTAACCTCATTAGATATGAAGATATGGAACTcaatatttctctt GTATCTGAGCTCATAGAATCAGGAAAAACAACGTTTAAGGATCTCCGTAATGAATTTGAAGAGAAACTGATTATGTGA